In a genomic window of Infirmifilum sp. NZ:
- a CDS encoding chloride channel protein, with amino-acid sequence MKVAMQGLSKILEVDSQELLFLTYSVATGLLVGVFSLAYLGLFNTLSSVAQRLSSASVFARAALPMVGLAASSLVLLLLTGYARHLGTHNVIYAYHFRGGEIKARETLADAASSILTISLGGSAGLESPGLHLGGGIGSLASRLFRLEAGDRRRLMIAEAAAGLSAIFRAPLSGTLFALEIPYLFDIEKEVFLPALLASAASYLVVLTLGGGETLAYPFLAQYPMTVEPLHVVLAGVASAAVGLLFVRFYKLVQSRLARLRLAQRIALGGAILGTLVALFPEVSGTGYGVIEAALRNELNASIGLLAALLLLKIVATSLTLSSGGSGGLFIPSLYVGAVMGLAYTRLFGLDPRYTPVFMSAVLASTTKTAIMPVVFVAELYGGGAIVPASLASVIAYFLSGHETFYEDQLLRRPPLETYTLAEVYSILKQQKPEVLEKYRVAEFAEKPFAITLSTRLEQLLAIAAKREAEVFPVVTNDSKLIGYLTLTDVLSFNLSNPSLSVEALPIRRPLTVQPSEPIGSLAELMVKECETHAFVIDAQGRLLGVISADKLTEKLLPHFLSRGKGLSKAK; translated from the coding sequence ATGAAAGTGGCGATGCAGGGTTTGTCAAAGATTTTAGAAGTTGACTCGCAAGAGCTCCTCTTTCTCACCTACTCGGTAGCGACGGGCTTGCTCGTAGGGGTTTTTAGCCTAGCTTATCTCGGGCTCTTCAACACTCTCTCGAGCGTAGCCCAAAGACTGAGCTCGGCAAGTGTGTTCGCGCGTGCCGCCCTACCTATGGTCGGGCTAGCCGCGTCGTCGCTAGTACTGCTCCTGCTTACAGGCTACGCAAGGCACCTTGGGACTCACAACGTGATCTACGCCTACCATTTCAGGGGTGGGGAGATAAAAGCCAGGGAAACGCTCGCCGACGCCGCGTCGTCCATCCTAACGATAAGCCTTGGTGGGAGCGCGGGGCTCGAGAGCCCGGGCCTACACCTCGGCGGAGGGATAGGATCCCTCGCCTCCAGGCTCTTCCGCTTAGAGGCCGGGGATAGAAGGAGGCTGATGATAGCAGAAGCTGCCGCAGGCCTGAGCGCGATCTTCAGAGCCCCTCTCTCGGGCACGCTCTTCGCCCTGGAGATCCCGTACCTGTTCGATATCGAGAAAGAAGTGTTCCTGCCAGCGCTCCTGGCATCAGCAGCATCGTACCTCGTTGTACTAACATTGGGCGGTGGCGAGACCCTGGCCTACCCATTTCTCGCTCAGTACCCGATGACCGTTGAGCCTCTGCACGTGGTCTTGGCCGGGGTTGCATCGGCGGCTGTGGGCCTCTTGTTCGTCAGGTTTTACAAGCTGGTGCAGAGCAGGCTCGCCCGACTTAGGCTTGCACAAAGGATCGCTCTAGGCGGAGCCATTCTGGGCACTCTCGTGGCCCTTTTCCCGGAGGTCTCGGGCACAGGGTACGGAGTTATAGAAGCGGCTCTCCGGAACGAGCTCAACGCAAGCATAGGTCTCCTCGCCGCCCTTCTCTTGCTGAAGATAGTTGCAACCTCACTCACGCTGAGCTCCGGAGGCTCGGGCGGCCTCTTCATACCCTCGCTCTACGTCGGCGCTGTGATGGGCCTAGCTTACACGAGACTCTTCGGGCTCGACCCCCGATACACCCCCGTTTTCATGTCAGCTGTCCTCGCCTCTACGACGAAAACCGCCATCATGCCCGTGGTGTTCGTCGCGGAGCTTTACGGCGGAGGAGCCATAGTGCCCGCATCACTAGCGTCCGTAATAGCCTACTTCCTCTCGGGGCACGAGACCTTCTACGAGGACCAGCTTCTCAGACGGCCACCCTTAGAGACCTACACTCTCGCAGAGGTCTACTCAATCCTCAAGCAGCAGAAACCGGAGGTCCTCGAAAAGTACCGTGTCGCTGAGTTCGCGGAGAAGCCATTCGCCATAACGCTAAGTACTCGACTCGAGCAGTTGCTCGCTATCGCTGCGAAGCGCGAGGCGGAAGTTTTCCCCGTCGTGACGAATGACAGCAAGCTCATAGGCTACCTGACGCTAACGGATGTTCTCAGCTTCAACCTATCAAACCCAAGCCTCAGTGTCGAGGCGCTCCCGATCAGGAGGCCTCTGACGGTACAACCCTCAGAGCCTATCGGGAGCCTCGCAGAGCTAATGGTTAAGGAGTGTGAAACCCACGCCTTCGTCATAGACGCCCAAGGGAGACTCCTGGGAGTGATCTCAGCCGACAAGCTTACAGAGAAGCTGTTGCCCCACTTCCTGTCAAGAGGGAAAGGTTTATCTAAGGCTAAATGA
- a CDS encoding lysine exporter LysO family protein: MELSSAGILLAFVASIALGRLLKVKIPEAAFKLVVATLVFTISLWASTHGAAVLLQSLATSAVMLALLTAVTLLLGMMIDRGSSGNPGGKARGRADPVLLLSIAGGWVAGLLVGERLSSLISSAVTLEVYAVIIATGLTTADAVTVDAVRKGGAVAMKATGLSIVSALATGFLASLTLAVPLEASLATMLGLGWYSFAGPFVAQVYGPAWGFTAFLTNVLREQLTFILVPTLRKPRASMISLGGATTMDNTLPVYVYTYGDEASIPSIIHGFLLTLLTPFLESLVVSL, from the coding sequence ATGGAGCTGAGCTCAGCGGGCATCCTACTCGCCTTCGTGGCGTCCATAGCTCTTGGAAGACTCCTCAAGGTTAAGATCCCCGAAGCCGCCTTCAAGCTCGTCGTAGCCACTTTGGTGTTCACTATCTCGCTCTGGGCCTCGACGCACGGCGCCGCGGTGCTCTTACAAAGCCTTGCGACATCTGCTGTGATGCTAGCTTTGCTGACAGCCGTCACGCTACTTCTCGGAATGATGATCGACAGGGGCTCCTCTGGAAACCCCGGCGGGAAAGCTAGGGGAAGAGCCGACCCGGTGTTGCTCCTTTCAATCGCGGGGGGCTGGGTAGCGGGCCTCTTAGTTGGCGAACGCCTGTCCAGCTTAATAAGCTCCGCTGTAACTTTAGAGGTCTACGCTGTGATAATTGCCACTGGGCTCACAACCGCTGACGCCGTGACCGTGGACGCTGTTAGGAAAGGCGGAGCGGTAGCCATGAAGGCGACCGGTTTGAGCATAGTTTCTGCGCTGGCTACAGGTTTCCTCGCCTCGCTAACCCTCGCGGTGCCCCTAGAAGCGTCTCTGGCTACGATGCTCGGCCTAGGGTGGTACAGCTTCGCGGGCCCGTTTGTGGCGCAGGTTTACGGCCCAGCTTGGGGCTTCACAGCATTCCTCACGAACGTGCTGAGGGAGCAGCTGACGTTCATCCTCGTGCCCACTCTCAGGAAACCCAGGGCGTCTATGATCAGCCTCGGTGGAGCCACTACCATGGACAACACGCTGCCAGTATACGTCTACACTTACGGAGACGAGGCCTCCATCCCGAGCATTATTCACGGCTTCCTGCTGACGCTACTAACACCCTTCCTCGAGAGCCTCGTCGTAAGCCTGTAG
- a CDS encoding SDR family NAD(P)-dependent oxidoreductase gives MTVSLRLACALHGDSTRAGPEGGTLINPAVRPAQLVIALKELLQPGSVVVNLVTPTAFALTPKLATYTASKAALHVLSAALERELKSRGVRVVRVYPGATATEFFERTGARTPRFAVRPETVAKKVVACVEKGCREVFVPGLLGFLQVFSPLNLYRA, from the coding sequence GTGACGGTCTCGCTGAGGCTTGCCTGCGCCCTCCATGGAGACAGCACCCGAGCAGGCCCTGAAGGAGGCACACTTATAAACCCGGCGGTGAGGCCCGCTCAGCTCGTAATTGCCCTAAAGGAGCTGCTACAGCCAGGCTCTGTGGTTGTGAACCTCGTGACTCCGACCGCTTTCGCGCTGACACCGAAGCTCGCGACTTACACCGCCTCCAAGGCGGCGCTGCATGTACTCTCTGCCGCCCTCGAGAGGGAGCTCAAGAGTAGGGGGGTTCGAGTTGTGAGAGTGTACCCTGGTGCAACAGCAACTGAGTTCTTCGAGAGGACGGGAGCCCGGACGCCACGCTTCGCCGTTAGGCCGGAGACCGTGGCCAAGAAAGTCGTCGCGTGCGTGGAGAAAGGTTGCAGGGAGGTGTTCGTACCGGGCCTGCTGGGCTTCCTGCAGGTATTCTCGCCCCTTAACCTCTACCGCGCTTAG
- a CDS encoding ABC transporter permease, with protein sequence MNTRVFIAQLKAGFHLWLAFYRHSPALIAVLLLRPYLVLLALTAISQETTPTKLLKDVMISVLVVSSIDIVWDLAGNALSLRFLGVLPYIAVAPSSPSIALVLSYIPRYLIESLLKAAEFLPLLALFVGFAPALLNVSLIFLLSLLAALPLLGLSSLVAYSVLASKEETVWLDWLAPLILLVSGAIYPISILPPWVQAVAKLLPTTYLFELVHALTEGGLAGDAITAVALVYLTTSLLFNSILQFLVSKGESELLRRGIHV encoded by the coding sequence GTGAACACCAGGGTCTTCATCGCCCAGCTGAAGGCGGGGTTTCACCTGTGGTTGGCCTTCTACAGGCACAGCCCAGCTCTCATAGCAGTCCTCCTGCTGCGGCCCTACCTGGTCCTTCTCGCGCTCACGGCGATCAGCCAGGAAACAACCCCCACGAAACTGCTCAAAGACGTTATGATCAGCGTCCTGGTGGTCTCATCGATAGACATAGTTTGGGACCTGGCGGGCAACGCCCTGTCCCTCCGCTTCCTGGGGGTTCTACCATACATAGCCGTGGCGCCGTCTAGCCCGTCTATCGCTCTGGTGCTGAGCTACATCCCGAGGTACCTGATCGAGTCGCTCCTCAAGGCAGCGGAGTTCCTCCCCTTGCTCGCCCTCTTCGTAGGTTTTGCCCCCGCGCTCCTGAATGTTTCCCTCATATTCCTGCTCTCGCTTCTGGCCGCTCTGCCCCTGCTTGGCCTCAGCTCGCTCGTAGCTTACTCAGTTCTCGCATCTAAGGAGGAGACCGTCTGGCTCGACTGGCTCGCCCCCCTAATACTCCTCGTCTCCGGCGCAATCTACCCTATCTCAATCCTACCCCCATGGGTCCAGGCCGTCGCGAAGCTCCTGCCGACCACCTACCTCTTCGAGCTCGTCCACGCCCTCACAGAGGGGGGCCTCGCCGGCGACGCAATCACAGCAGTGGCGCTCGTCTACCTGACGACGAGTCTACTCTTCAACAGCATCCTCCAATTCCTAGTGTCCAAGGGCGAGTCCGAACTGCTCAGGAGGGGGATACACGTATGA
- a CDS encoding HAD family hydrolase: protein MRSVSVVSFDLDGTLVTREYVDYFWLELVPRLYAERHSLGLEEAKRIVYASYDEVGPGDVRWYMPGYWFRRFGIEDRLEDALREAAERIRPYPDALEVVELLRGRCTLVICTSAAREFVNLVLSRIPLYRSSFKHVFSSSSDFGFPGKPPAFFQRVSELLGVSPQEILHVGDDEENDFANARRAGVKAVYVDRGSGESLREVLERELGDP, encoded by the coding sequence ATGAGGAGCGTGTCAGTTGTAAGCTTTGACCTCGACGGTACGCTTGTAACGCGCGAGTACGTGGACTACTTTTGGTTGGAGCTGGTCCCGAGGCTTTATGCTGAGAGGCACAGCCTGGGGCTTGAGGAGGCAAAGAGGATTGTGTACGCTTCGTACGACGAGGTGGGACCGGGGGACGTGAGGTGGTACATGCCGGGCTACTGGTTTAGGAGGTTTGGGATAGAGGACAGACTTGAGGACGCGTTGCGGGAGGCCGCGGAGAGGATTAGGCCCTACCCCGACGCGCTCGAGGTTGTGGAATTGCTGAGAGGTAGGTGCACGCTGGTCATATGCACGAGCGCTGCGAGGGAGTTCGTCAACCTGGTTCTGTCCAGGATCCCGCTGTACCGGAGCTCGTTCAAGCACGTGTTCTCATCCTCCTCCGACTTCGGCTTCCCCGGCAAGCCGCCCGCGTTCTTCCAGAGAGTCTCGGAGCTTCTAGGCGTCAGCCCGCAGGAGATACTCCACGTCGGAGACGACGAGGAGAACGACTTCGCGAACGCTAGGCGGGCTGGAGTCAAAGCTGTCTACGTCGATAGGGGTAGCGGGGAGTCCCTTAGGGAGGTCCTCGAGAGGGAGCTCGGAGACCCCTAA
- a CDS encoding HAD family hydrolase, which produces MQDLKQLVERVRVFSFDIDGTIVDSYSYMRDVIEILLLYIGVPASMLQPVADEAVEEWLSREKSGTMDYSKMLDILLEAAAKRGLKLSPDPREFTELLLEARVKASQTLPCAIRLLRELKSRGKVVVSVSGGDGVPGMKRRRMDLGELSKFFDEIIVVPDDAPSRVDALASLASKYGTSFEEVAHVDDRVEHANSVAQAGFQSILVKTGMLNPEQSIDSRVVVIENLCQLYEAVAGEEAAKSAKRGRG; this is translated from the coding sequence ATGCAGGACTTGAAGCAGCTAGTGGAGCGGGTGAGGGTCTTCTCATTCGATATCGACGGCACTATCGTAGACAGCTACAGCTACATGCGCGACGTCATCGAGATTCTGCTGCTTTACATAGGGGTGCCGGCAAGCATGCTTCAACCTGTGGCCGACGAAGCCGTGGAGGAGTGGCTCAGCCGCGAAAAGAGCGGCACCATGGACTACTCGAAAATGCTCGACATCCTCTTGGAAGCCGCGGCGAAGAGAGGCCTGAAGCTGAGCCCGGACCCGAGGGAGTTCACCGAGCTACTGCTCGAGGCTCGGGTGAAGGCGTCGCAGACCCTGCCTTGCGCGATCAGGCTGCTGCGCGAGCTCAAAAGCAGGGGAAAGGTTGTGGTGTCTGTGTCGGGCGGGGACGGCGTGCCCGGCATGAAGAGGAGGAGGATGGATCTAGGCGAGCTCTCGAAGTTTTTCGACGAGATAATCGTAGTGCCCGATGACGCTCCCTCGAGAGTAGATGCCCTAGCTAGCCTAGCCTCCAAGTACGGCACCTCCTTCGAGGAAGTGGCCCACGTCGACGACCGCGTCGAGCACGCCAACAGCGTGGCCCAGGCCGGGTTCCAGTCCATACTGGTCAAAACGGGGATGCTGAACCCCGAGCAAAGCATAGACAGTAGAGTCGTGGTTATCGAGAACCTGTGCCAGCTGTACGAAGCTGTGGCGGGAGAGGAAGCGGCGAAGAGCGCTAAGCGCGGTAGAGGTTAA
- a CDS encoding phosphotriesterase family protein, giving the protein MGVLTVRGLVPDSEVRMFNSHIHLVAHPPAWLYKTPSFENDPDYFLTDWERGLEELRHLIDSGGRGALDATTRDYGRNPAALKYIVDRAPGFHLVAVTGFNRGIYLDDSYYNTPLDRLADFFASEVSEGMEGTGLKAGVIKVGADYMRMLPIEEKCMKAAAIAHKATGAPIVAHTTLGTFAAEIQVFLEREGVDPGSVVFFHADRNLDPWYWSMVLEKGSYIVLDQIGKIKYSPDGRRAEFIADMVSRGYEGQILLGTDFARRSDFKSYGGGPGLGYLFSSFIPLLRRVLRSKGFEERLADTFTNENPSKALRIR; this is encoded by the coding sequence ATGGGCGTGCTAACAGTGAGGGGCTTGGTCCCCGACTCTGAGGTTAGGATGTTTAACTCCCACATCCACCTCGTAGCTCACCCCCCAGCGTGGCTCTACAAAACCCCCTCTTTCGAGAACGACCCCGACTACTTTTTAACCGACTGGGAGAGGGGCCTTGAGGAGCTCAGGCACCTGATAGACTCCGGGGGTAGGGGGGCCCTCGACGCGACTACTAGGGATTACGGGCGCAACCCCGCGGCTTTAAAGTACATCGTAGACCGAGCCCCGGGCTTCCACCTCGTAGCAGTCACGGGCTTCAACCGGGGCATATACCTCGACGACAGCTACTACAACACCCCCCTCGACAGGCTCGCGGACTTCTTCGCCTCAGAGGTCTCAGAGGGGATGGAGGGCACAGGCCTCAAAGCGGGGGTCATTAAGGTAGGGGCTGACTACATGAGGATGCTGCCCATCGAGGAGAAGTGCATGAAAGCCGCGGCTATAGCGCACAAGGCTACTGGGGCTCCCATAGTTGCGCACACCACGCTAGGCACCTTCGCGGCGGAGATCCAGGTTTTCCTCGAGAGGGAGGGCGTGGACCCCGGCTCTGTGGTGTTCTTCCACGCCGACCGCAACCTCGATCCCTGGTACTGGAGCATGGTTTTGGAGAAGGGGTCGTACATCGTCCTCGACCAGATTGGGAAGATCAAGTACTCCCCCGACGGCAGGAGGGCTGAATTCATCGCAGATATGGTGTCGCGGGGGTACGAGGGTCAGATCCTGCTCGGGACAGACTTCGCCAGGAGGAGCGACTTCAAGTCCTACGGCGGAGGCCCGGGCCTAGGGTACCTCTTCTCATCATTCATACCCCTACTCAGAAGAGTGCTGAGGAGCAAGGGCTTCGAGGAGCGCTTAGCCGACACATTCACCAACGAAAACCCATCGAAAGCCTTGAGGATACGCTAA
- a CDS encoding flavin reductase family protein: MSKSVYVEVPLSRHTRLLHPKLVTLVVTSSGDGKVNVMPASWAMPASVNPPLITVAISPKRFSYELLQAREEFTVNPVPVEMRSVVELTGSTSGREVDKVKEAGIQLLPAERGSVPCIDGALACLECRVWAQYPAGDHALVVGRVVWARARADAWDGATYDLRRARPLLHLGGDRYASPVGEA; this comes from the coding sequence GTGTCTAAGAGTGTATATGTCGAGGTTCCGCTCAGCAGGCACACAAGGCTACTTCACCCTAAGCTCGTCACGCTGGTCGTCACATCGTCTGGAGACGGAAAGGTGAATGTGATGCCCGCGAGCTGGGCTATGCCGGCGAGCGTAAACCCTCCCCTAATCACCGTGGCTATTTCGCCGAAGCGCTTCAGCTACGAGCTCCTCCAGGCCAGGGAGGAGTTCACGGTGAACCCTGTCCCGGTTGAGATGAGGAGCGTGGTCGAGCTCACGGGCTCCACATCCGGTAGGGAGGTGGACAAGGTAAAGGAGGCCGGAATCCAGCTCCTCCCCGCTGAGAGGGGTTCGGTGCCGTGCATTGACGGCGCGCTGGCCTGCCTCGAGTGCCGCGTGTGGGCGCAGTACCCGGCGGGGGACCACGCTCTTGTGGTGGGCAGGGTTGTGTGGGCCAGAGCCCGTGCTGACGCCTGGGATGGGGCGACCTACGACCTGAGAAGGGCTAGGCCTTTACTCCACCTCGGAGGAGACAGGTACGCTAGCCCTGTGGGGGAAGCCTAG
- a CDS encoding transposase, translated as MHSYSKVKFWSEAVERFRERRDVEKLRREGRGCAVEEALRLAEKLRAKMNLTPERAERIARQALRKIRKLNDGWIRSVLRELRALIRKLRDQGYTVVVVVDVPQAESLRGSQLQRTLLRIAKRLENLALYEGVRWLKPDNNVSGRRCPLCGKEGVEVQKRYYRCEGCGLVWGRDWAAAFNAAKLFLKACTAEKHLQALQSWLQSHPRALAKRYYMPRPTAPETGQHAPATAPAAPPPGGLAGAARGARRVCARGDTG; from the coding sequence ATGCACAGCTACTCCAAGGTTAAGTTCTGGAGTGAGGCCGTAGAGAGGTTCAGGGAGAGGAGGGACGTCGAAAAGCTGCGGAGAGAGGGGAGGGGCTGCGCGGTGGAGGAGGCCTTGAGGCTGGCGGAGAAACTGAGAGCGAAAATGAACCTGACGCCGGAGAGGGCTGAGAGAATAGCTAGGCAGGCCCTCAGGAAGATTCGAAAGCTCAACGACGGCTGGATTCGTAGCGTGCTCAGAGAGCTGAGAGCGTTGATAAGAAAGCTACGGGATCAAGGCTACACAGTCGTCGTTGTCGTCGACGTGCCCCAGGCCGAGTCCCTCAGAGGCTCGCAACTGCAGAGGACGCTGCTGAGAATAGCAAAGCGGCTTGAGAACCTCGCCCTCTACGAGGGCGTCAGGTGGCTCAAGCCTGACAACAACGTCTCGGGCAGGCGGTGCCCCCTCTGCGGGAAAGAGGGGGTAGAGGTTCAGAAGCGCTACTACCGCTGCGAGGGCTGCGGCCTGGTCTGGGGGAGAGACTGGGCCGCGGCGTTCAACGCCGCCAAGCTCTTCCTAAAAGCATGCACAGCCGAAAAGCACCTCCAGGCGCTGCAGAGCTGGCTACAGAGCCACCCACGAGCACTGGCGAAGAGGTACTACATGCCACGACCCACGGCTCCAGAGACAGGCCAGCATGCCCCAGCCACAGCTCCCGCAGCTCCCCCACCTGGGGGACTAGCGGGTGCTGCGCGCGGCGCGAGGAGGGTATGTGCCCGCGGCGACACGGGCTGA
- a CDS encoding ABC transporter ATP-binding protein: MLAVEVRDLRKRYVSRTRRGFLRWETSVVEALRGVSFSVRRGELFGILGPNGAGKSTLVKILSTLLLPDGGEASILGFDVVKDRDEVRKHIGISLSVEKGFFYKLTARENLKYFGMLYGLNGSRLNSRVEEVLREVGLHKHADKTYEDMSLGMRARLSIARALLSNPEVLILDEPTLGLDPVSARRIRGLLLDLAHKQGRTVLLTTHNMFEAETLLDRVAILVDGRIVAVDSVESLKRSIADSVFIEVRVSGVPHEAVVKALQLVEGARLSTHHAHGNVEKLTVAVPASKADEALESLVHSFRASGLKVRGVSVKEPTLEDVFVALTAKRGG, encoded by the coding sequence ATGCTAGCTGTGGAGGTTAGGGATCTTAGGAAGAGGTACGTCTCCCGGACCCGGCGGGGTTTCCTCCGCTGGGAGACAAGCGTAGTCGAGGCTCTTAGAGGCGTTAGCTTCAGCGTGCGGAGGGGGGAGCTATTCGGGATACTCGGCCCTAACGGCGCGGGGAAATCAACACTCGTCAAGATACTGTCGACCCTGCTCCTCCCCGACGGAGGTGAAGCCAGCATCCTTGGATTCGATGTGGTGAAAGATCGAGATGAGGTGAGGAAGCACATAGGCATATCTCTGAGCGTCGAGAAAGGCTTCTTCTACAAGCTGACGGCCAGGGAGAACCTGAAGTACTTCGGGATGCTCTACGGCCTCAACGGCTCGAGGCTCAACAGCAGAGTCGAGGAGGTTCTCCGCGAGGTGGGCCTCCACAAGCACGCGGACAAAACGTACGAGGATATGAGCCTCGGTATGAGGGCTAGGCTCAGCATCGCCAGAGCACTACTAAGCAACCCTGAAGTCCTAATACTGGACGAGCCCACGCTCGGGTTGGACCCCGTCTCCGCAAGGAGGATACGCGGGCTCCTACTGGACCTCGCCCACAAGCAGGGCAGAACGGTGCTCCTAACGACACACAACATGTTCGAGGCTGAGACCCTCCTGGACAGGGTGGCGATACTGGTTGATGGGAGGATCGTCGCCGTAGACAGCGTTGAGTCACTCAAGAGGAGCATAGCCGACTCCGTGTTCATCGAGGTGAGAGTGTCAGGAGTCCCGCACGAAGCGGTTGTGAAGGCCCTCCAGTTGGTGGAGGGCGCAAGGCTCAGCACCCACCACGCCCACGGGAACGTAGAGAAGCTCACCGTCGCCGTTCCTGCGAGCAAGGCGGACGAGGCCCTAGAATCCCTCGTGCACAGCTTCAGAGCCAGCGGGCTGAAAGTGCGCGGAGTCTCAGTCAAGGAGCCAACCCTTGAGGACGTGTTCGTGGCTTTGACGGCTAAGAGGGGTGGCTAG
- a CDS encoding nitrilase-related carbon-nitrogen hydrolase — MKLVAVQYEFNCESYENASAFYDSIEHPLLEAESVLGDLQGAIVVYPEHIGTFLIFLGERVRAETLEEALARLALRNLPRFLLETLRSLNPRGALLSLKWKRIREAYFTAFSRLASKYKAVIVAGSLLEPTSPRAIQNVSYVFDSDGRAKCRQVKVHLDTPELQLGVSPGSISDVTVCETPYGRLGVAICLDSFKEDIVSRLASQGADVLAQPSANPEPWDERLEEEWRNSAWYMIQRFDSLKYGVNPMAVGRIVGLEFEGISSIVAKASMTSDGSGYLARAANPKKREVLAVEV; from the coding sequence GTGAAGCTCGTCGCAGTCCAGTACGAGTTTAACTGCGAGAGCTACGAGAATGCAAGCGCTTTCTATGACTCCATCGAGCACCCGCTTCTCGAGGCGGAGTCCGTGCTCGGCGACCTTCAGGGAGCCATAGTGGTCTACCCCGAGCACATTGGGACCTTCCTCATATTCCTGGGCGAGAGAGTTCGCGCCGAGACGCTCGAGGAAGCGCTAGCTAGGCTAGCCCTCAGAAACCTACCCCGCTTCCTGCTTGAGACCCTGCGCTCCCTGAACCCTAGGGGCGCGCTGCTGTCGCTGAAGTGGAAGCGCATCAGAGAAGCCTACTTCACCGCATTCAGCAGGCTAGCGTCGAAGTACAAGGCCGTTATAGTCGCAGGCTCCCTGCTCGAGCCCACTTCCCCGAGAGCGATCCAAAATGTCTCGTACGTCTTCGACAGCGATGGCCGCGCGAAGTGCAGGCAGGTGAAGGTGCACCTCGACACCCCTGAGCTCCAGCTAGGCGTATCACCCGGGTCGATAAGCGATGTCACAGTTTGTGAGACTCCTTACGGGAGGCTCGGCGTAGCCATCTGCCTAGACTCATTCAAGGAGGACATCGTCTCACGCCTCGCCTCCCAGGGGGCCGATGTGCTCGCACAGCCCTCCGCAAACCCCGAGCCGTGGGACGAGAGGCTAGAGGAGGAGTGGAGGAACAGCGCCTGGTACATGATTCAGAGGTTTGATTCCCTCAAGTACGGTGTAAATCCCATGGCCGTCGGTAGAATCGTGGGCCTCGAGTTCGAGGGCATCAGCAGTATCGTAGCAAAGGCTAGCATGACGAGCGACGGCTCAGGCTACCTGGCTAGGGCCGCGAACCCGAAAAAACGCGAGGTTCTAGCAGTGGAAGTCTAG
- a CDS encoding MFS transporter, translating to MEPAYILSFMASFLQAVFTPALVLYAYSLSLDELQISVISGVASFVYVAGSLTSSAAHNRLSGSKIIALAFGVMSAGFAALLFSKTFTGILASSSLVLLGFGLFWPAVEAHLSRSGSSVSKFSFSWSSGSLVGALLTSTLLKLDLKLLFVAYTALSISQSALGLRIKGSSSSVYRHAGDAGTRDLLLLWAPWAYCIAYSASSSGVFTFYPLFVESRSLSRDYISLVNFTMLLTRTATFFFYDKAPRSLRNPLLAMLGFLAGLGLTSTANPILVALISGLIGYAQGMIYATALDLVFSRGSGIEKATSLFEAFIGLGYAAAPPLSGAANAAFGFEPISFASVLALATSLSASLSMKSFNATRHSKTRDRNY from the coding sequence TTGGAGCCAGCCTACATCCTGTCCTTCATGGCCTCCTTCCTGCAGGCGGTCTTCACTCCAGCCCTCGTCCTCTACGCCTACAGCCTCTCACTCGACGAGCTTCAGATCAGCGTGATCTCGGGCGTCGCGTCGTTCGTGTACGTGGCCGGATCATTGACGTCTTCGGCGGCTCACAACCGCTTATCCGGCTCTAAGATCATCGCCTTGGCTTTCGGCGTAATGTCAGCAGGCTTCGCCGCGCTGCTGTTCTCTAAAACATTCACGGGGATACTGGCTTCCTCCAGCCTCGTCTTGCTGGGCTTCGGGCTCTTTTGGCCGGCGGTTGAAGCACACCTATCTCGTAGCGGGTCGTCGGTGTCTAAGTTTTCATTCTCGTGGAGCTCCGGCTCGCTCGTCGGAGCTCTCCTCACCTCCACCCTCCTCAAGCTCGACTTAAAGCTACTCTTCGTTGCATACACCGCTCTCTCTATCTCTCAATCTGCGTTAGGGCTCAGGATTAAGGGCAGCAGTTCGAGCGTGTATAGACATGCTGGGGATGCGGGCACGAGGGATCTGCTCCTGCTCTGGGCCCCCTGGGCGTACTGCATAGCCTACTCTGCCTCGTCTAGCGGGGTTTTCACATTCTATCCTCTGTTCGTTGAGAGCAGGAGCTTGTCACGCGACTACATCTCGCTCGTCAACTTCACAATGCTCCTGACGAGGACAGCCACATTCTTCTTCTACGATAAAGCCCCTAGATCGCTCAGGAACCCTCTGCTGGCTATGCTGGGTTTTCTAGCTGGCCTCGGCTTGACCTCAACCGCAAACCCCATACTTGTGGCGCTGATCTCCGGCCTCATAGGGTACGCTCAAGGGATGATCTACGCGACCGCGCTCGACCTCGTCTTCAGCCGAGGCAGTGGAATCGAGAAGGCGACCTCTCTGTTCGAGGCCTTCATAGGTTTAGGCTACGCCGCGGCTCCACCCCTCAGCGGAGCCGCAAACGCCGCTTTCGGCTTCGAGCCAATATCGTTTGCGAGCGTCCTAGCGTTGGCAACCTCGCTGTCAGCGAGCCTAAGCATGAAAAGCTTTAATGCAACTAGACATTCGAAGACGCGAGACAGAAATTATTAG